The following coding sequences lie in one Candidatus Palauibacter soopunensis genomic window:
- a CDS encoding porin, which translates to MVAAFGLGLTLPAVHPLLAQEIRARGGSTVTVGARVQAQYEASSVDEAPSSFFIRRAWVTIDGQLNDLVGARAQFNIDGAAVLEAYLELTPSEALEIQLGQFKKGMSYFWLVPNSWLPIIERDARVTGVDHCPGVGSVCTFGRLTGALGLDNYEPGILAQGRVSPHFGYRFTLTNGEGIGNKDVNTGKSASGQLSLFPTGGNTRVSAYFALDETLNSREETMGVPAVGAEVELGTWLGGPHLIANVLQGRNWKLNDDAKFSAFQFMAFWYLPMAPESQFSGIEPMLRVSWVDSGAENPEKVTGTVVTPGVMVYFTGRNGISTNVDFYSSGGRSDWSWKVQAFAFF; encoded by the coding sequence GTGGTCGCCGCATTTGGGCTGGGACTGACGCTTCCGGCAGTCCACCCCCTCCTTGCCCAGGAAATCCGGGCGCGTGGCGGCTCCACCGTCACGGTGGGCGCCCGAGTCCAGGCGCAGTACGAGGCTTCGAGCGTTGACGAGGCGCCTTCGTCCTTCTTCATCCGCCGCGCGTGGGTGACGATCGACGGGCAACTCAACGATCTCGTCGGAGCCAGGGCGCAGTTCAACATCGACGGCGCAGCGGTTCTGGAAGCGTATCTGGAACTCACACCGAGCGAGGCGCTGGAGATCCAGCTGGGGCAGTTCAAGAAGGGGATGTCGTATTTCTGGCTGGTGCCCAACTCCTGGCTCCCGATCATCGAACGAGACGCCAGGGTCACCGGCGTGGATCACTGCCCCGGCGTCGGCAGCGTATGCACCTTCGGCCGTCTCACCGGCGCGCTGGGCCTGGACAACTACGAGCCGGGCATCCTCGCGCAGGGGCGCGTCAGCCCGCATTTCGGCTACCGCTTCACGCTCACCAACGGCGAGGGGATCGGGAACAAGGACGTGAACACCGGGAAGTCGGCCTCGGGCCAGCTCTCCCTGTTCCCGACCGGGGGGAACACGCGGGTGTCCGCCTACTTCGCCCTGGACGAGACGCTGAACAGCCGGGAGGAGACGATGGGCGTCCCGGCAGTCGGGGCCGAGGTGGAACTCGGCACCTGGCTCGGCGGTCCCCACCTGATCGCCAACGTCCTGCAGGGCCGCAACTGGAAGCTGAACGATGACGCGAAGTTCTCCGCCTTCCAGTTCATGGCCTTCTGGTATCTGCCCATGGCGCCCGAGTCGCAGTTCTCGGGGATCGAGCCGATGCTTCGCGTAAGCTGGGTCGATTCAGGCGCTGAGAATCCGGAAAAGGTCACCGGGACGGTGGTCACGCCCGGCGTCATGGTGTACTTCACGGGTCGAAACGGGATTTCCACGAACGTGGACTTCTACAGTTCGGGCGGCCGGTCGGACTGGTCCTGGAAGGTCCAGGCGTTCGCTTTCTTCTGA
- a CDS encoding transglutaminase family protein yields the protein MIARYTIEHAIEFVYSAPVQVSVMTLYLHPVQDRRQVVRGFTIETDPSGSVFEFEGPFRNRGHFFNRPGKHRRLSIVGRSTVEVGPIPETPLEVGEDAWVRLGAEASAPELGLMLQPSRFVRSSPLLADFITNCGLERGDDPLATATALCSRLHESFDYIPGTTAVDSPIERILESREGVCQDYAHVMASILRGWGIPTRYVSGYLGPDGENGGSATTGESHAWVESWFPGIGWIGFDPTNDTQCDVRHVRVAVGRDYADVPPTRGVFRGSAESMLRTRVTIGRGEESCL from the coding sequence ATGATTGCGCGCTACACCATCGAACACGCGATCGAGTTCGTCTACAGCGCCCCGGTGCAAGTGTCCGTCATGACGCTTTACCTGCACCCCGTGCAGGACCGAAGGCAGGTCGTGCGCGGGTTCACGATCGAGACGGACCCGTCCGGCTCCGTATTCGAATTCGAAGGGCCGTTTCGCAACCGGGGCCACTTCTTCAATCGCCCCGGGAAGCACCGCCGTCTCTCGATCGTCGGACGTTCGACGGTGGAGGTGGGGCCGATACCGGAGACGCCCCTCGAGGTCGGGGAGGACGCGTGGGTCCGGCTCGGCGCCGAGGCGAGCGCGCCCGAACTCGGGCTGATGCTGCAACCGAGCCGTTTCGTCCGCTCCTCGCCGCTCCTCGCCGATTTCATCACGAACTGCGGCCTCGAACGCGGGGACGATCCGCTGGCGACCGCCACGGCCCTGTGCAGCCGGCTCCACGAGTCGTTTGATTATATTCCAGGTACGACCGCCGTGGATTCGCCGATCGAGCGCATCCTCGAGAGCCGCGAGGGCGTGTGCCAGGACTACGCTCACGTCATGGCCTCGATCCTGCGGGGCTGGGGGATCCCGACCCGATACGTGTCCGGCTATCTGGGTCCGGACGGCGAGAACGGCGGTAGCGCAACGACGGGTGAAAGCCACGCCTGGGTCGAGAGCTGGTTCCCGGGCATTGGCTGGATCGGCTTCGATCCGACCAACGACACGCAATGCGATGTGCGCCACGTGCGGGTCGCGGTGGGCCGCGATTATGCCGATGTTCCGCCCACTCGCGGCGTTTTCCGGGGTTCGGCGGAGTCCATGCTTCGCACCCGGGTCACCATTGGGAGAGGAGAAGAATCGTGCCTGTGA
- a CDS encoding ABC transporter ATP-binding protein: MIAGPTGAESDRRSQATHVEFEDVSKSYDGRTLVVDDLNLGIGKGEFVTLLGPSGSGKTTILMMLAGFQTATSGAIRIGGRSVQDLPPRKRGIGMVFQNYALFPHMTVGANLAFPLEVRGIAEEQRRERVERALDLVRLGGLEDRRPGQLSGGQQQRVAIARALVFEPDLVLMDEPLGALDRSLREEMQYEIRSIHQRLGVTVVYVTHDQQEAMVMSDRIAVLNGGRIEQIAGAEGLYEEPERAFVARFIGENNRLHGRVALVEDDLCEVDVGGERIRAFRIAPCGVGDMVTLSIRPERIAIKPEDGLYHNEVEAVIEDMTFLGDHLRVRLAACGHRDVVAKIPNIVGHGAMMVGDAVRIGWTVNDCRALDFEGDEEARRNA; this comes from the coding sequence ATGATCGCGGGTCCCACCGGCGCGGAGAGCGACCGTCGCAGTCAGGCCACGCACGTGGAGTTCGAGGACGTGAGCAAGAGCTACGACGGCCGTACGCTGGTCGTCGACGATCTCAACCTCGGCATCGGCAAGGGCGAGTTCGTGACCCTCCTCGGTCCTTCGGGTTCGGGGAAGACGACCATCCTGATGATGCTCGCGGGCTTTCAGACCGCGACGTCCGGCGCGATCCGCATCGGCGGACGCTCCGTCCAGGACCTTCCGCCCCGCAAGCGGGGGATCGGGATGGTGTTCCAGAACTATGCGCTCTTTCCGCACATGACGGTCGGCGCGAACCTCGCGTTCCCCCTGGAAGTGCGAGGCATCGCGGAGGAACAGCGCCGCGAGCGCGTCGAACGTGCGCTCGACCTCGTCCGCCTCGGTGGCCTCGAGGACCGGCGCCCCGGCCAGCTTTCCGGCGGCCAGCAACAGCGCGTGGCCATCGCGCGGGCCCTCGTGTTCGAACCCGACCTCGTGTTGATGGACGAGCCGCTCGGCGCCCTGGACCGCAGCCTGCGCGAGGAAATGCAGTATGAGATCCGCTCCATCCACCAGAGGCTCGGTGTGACCGTCGTCTACGTCACGCACGACCAGCAGGAGGCGATGGTGATGTCGGATCGGATCGCCGTCCTCAATGGCGGCCGGATCGAGCAGATCGCCGGCGCGGAGGGGCTCTACGAGGAGCCCGAACGCGCGTTCGTCGCCCGCTTCATCGGCGAAAACAACCGGCTCCACGGCCGGGTGGCGCTCGTCGAGGATGACCTGTGCGAAGTGGATGTGGGGGGCGAGCGGATCCGTGCCTTCCGGATCGCCCCGTGCGGGGTCGGCGACATGGTCACGCTCTCGATTCGCCCCGAACGGATCGCGATCAAGCCCGAGGACGGTCTGTACCACAACGAGGTCGAGGCCGTCATCGAGGACATGACGTTTCTCGGCGACCACCTGCGCGTCCGGCTGGCCGCCTGCGGGCACCGGGATGTCGTGGCCAAGATCCCGAACATCGTGGGACACGGCGCCATGATGGTCGGCGACGCCGTTCGCATCGGATGGACCGTCAACGACTGCCGCGCGCTGGACTTCGAAGGGGACGAGGAGGCTCGGAGAAACGCATGA
- a CDS encoding alpha-E domain-containing protein: MLARMAANFYWLGRYAERTENTARLLEYQLTRLVDADADELALGWRVVYRALSQSPPQAPADVDEAEAFLIADAYTLTGGLVEDTTNPASMISCWGMARENAREIRPRLPLRVWVCLNQGFLWLQETEFADAWGEGPAALVSQAMDRLRLLAGVVDASMARDDAWRFLELGRYVERLQQQVVLLDVWNRIARPEGDGLVLSWADLLRVCGAFEPYRRDRSLALHRSSVLGFLMRNPEVSRSLRYATDRIESALRGIDPAGGRPPLASPHRMVLRMAAALELDPGEAGTPPGAASGEVFESLTRDSRTLHSLVQATYVDYPVAAGLPS; the protein is encoded by the coding sequence ATGCTAGCGCGGATGGCGGCGAACTTCTACTGGCTTGGCCGCTACGCGGAACGGACCGAAAACACGGCCCGTCTGCTCGAGTACCAGCTGACCCGGCTCGTCGATGCGGATGCCGACGAACTCGCCCTCGGGTGGCGGGTTGTCTACCGGGCACTGAGTCAGTCCCCTCCGCAGGCGCCGGCCGATGTGGACGAGGCCGAAGCCTTCCTCATCGCGGATGCCTACACGTTGACGGGCGGCCTCGTCGAAGACACGACGAACCCGGCATCGATGATTTCGTGCTGGGGGATGGCGCGGGAGAACGCCAGGGAGATCCGGCCCCGGCTGCCGCTGCGCGTATGGGTGTGCCTGAACCAGGGGTTCCTCTGGCTCCAGGAGACGGAGTTCGCCGACGCCTGGGGCGAGGGACCCGCGGCCCTGGTGAGCCAGGCGATGGACCGGCTCCGCCTCCTCGCCGGCGTCGTGGACGCCAGCATGGCGCGTGACGATGCGTGGCGGTTCCTCGAACTCGGCCGCTACGTCGAGCGGCTGCAGCAGCAGGTCGTGCTGCTCGACGTGTGGAATCGGATCGCGCGGCCGGAGGGTGACGGCCTCGTCCTCTCCTGGGCCGATTTGCTGCGCGTGTGCGGCGCCTTCGAGCCCTACCGCCGGGACCGGTCGCTCGCCTTGCACCGTAGCTCGGTGCTCGGCTTTCTGATGCGGAACCCGGAGGTTTCCCGTTCCCTGCGCTACGCGACGGACCGCATCGAGTCCGCGCTGCGCGGAATCGACCCGGCGGGCGGACGCCCGCCGCTCGCCTCGCCACACCGCATGGTGCTTCGCATGGCCGCGGCCCTCGAACTCGACCCGGGCGAGGCCGGTACCCCACCCGGTGCCGCGTCCGGGGAGGTCTTCGAGTCTCTGACGCGCGACAGCCGGACCCTGCACAGCCTCGTGCAGGCCACGTACGTCGACTACCCGGTCGCCGCGGGGCTCCCGTCATGA
- a CDS encoding efflux transporter outer membrane subunit, giving the protein MTKWPGVAPLLLLSACSLAPGPSLPEPVAEIPDDFSARLQPGAYEPLEWWTTFRDPVLDAVVDSVLASNFDLAAGVARVRQARARARIARADLFPSVGASGNVTDTDTPTDAGIGAQIQALGLGGPGDSIAGFAFPDRIELTTYSVSADFAWELDFWGRARNDARAAGSEYLASESDFHAARIGILAETITTYFDIVSLRQQTELAGETVEVLLERESLASTSYDRGLIDSWTLSQVRQDLRNTQAGLPRLETQLTSAEARLAVLLGGYREDVEAILPDALAPQLAADPVPAGIPADLLYQRPDVRAAGQRLDAARYSIGARRAQLLPSLSLSGSIGLASADAGELFNAQQWFTNLITNLTAPIFQAGRLRNNLALAEARFDEAANAYGRTVVTAVNEVETALAGLENEARRHAFLASQRDEALATMELQSQRYESGVVGYTDYLDALRTLLNVEAALAGATRDLALARLAVHRALGGAWASPEAVPEPRMVPTSGNSENLFDPNYLGTYSIIGRDPATGELGMGVQSKAFGAGNRAMHAKGGLVIIAHQAAANPMYGAIGIQLLQAGYSPEEALEMMVGSDEGRDRRQVAILDQQGRTAAWTGAGASDWKGHKCGVDYCAQGNILTGPEVVDAMAASFESSTGPLAERLMDALDAAQAAGGDARGMQSGAILVVAPRVNGGYSDRVVDIRVDDHDEPLAELRRVLNMYRSGQMLREASRMRQDGDLQGALALAREASARSPENDNAWVTLAAILLADGREDDAFDALERAVELNPGRRRTLPGADDFERVREDPRFLRLIGR; this is encoded by the coding sequence GTGACGAAATGGCCGGGGGTCGCCCCGCTGCTGCTTCTCTCCGCCTGTTCGCTGGCTCCGGGGCCGTCCCTTCCGGAGCCGGTGGCGGAGATCCCGGACGATTTCTCGGCAAGGCTGCAGCCGGGGGCGTACGAGCCGCTGGAGTGGTGGACGACGTTCCGGGATCCGGTGCTCGACGCCGTGGTCGATTCCGTACTCGCCTCCAACTTCGACCTTGCCGCGGGCGTTGCGCGGGTCCGCCAGGCGCGCGCGAGGGCGCGCATCGCACGGGCCGACCTCTTCCCGAGCGTGGGGGCGAGCGGAAACGTCACCGATACCGACACGCCGACGGACGCCGGCATCGGCGCGCAGATACAGGCCCTCGGTCTGGGCGGTCCGGGGGATTCGATCGCCGGGTTCGCGTTTCCGGACAGAATCGAGCTGACGACGTATTCCGTCAGCGCGGATTTCGCCTGGGAGCTGGACTTCTGGGGACGCGCACGCAACGACGCGCGGGCGGCGGGGTCGGAATACCTGGCGTCGGAGTCGGATTTCCATGCGGCGCGGATCGGCATCCTGGCCGAGACCATTACGACGTATTTCGACATCGTCAGCCTGCGGCAGCAGACCGAACTGGCCGGCGAGACGGTGGAGGTGCTGCTTGAACGAGAGTCGTTGGCTTCGACCAGCTACGACCGCGGCCTGATCGATTCCTGGACGCTGTCCCAGGTTCGCCAGGACCTCAGGAACACTCAGGCGGGGCTGCCGCGACTCGAGACGCAGCTCACGAGCGCCGAGGCCCGCCTGGCCGTTCTCCTGGGCGGCTATCGGGAGGACGTCGAGGCGATTCTGCCCGACGCCCTCGCGCCGCAACTCGCGGCAGATCCCGTCCCCGCCGGGATTCCGGCCGACCTCCTGTACCAGCGGCCCGATGTACGGGCGGCGGGCCAGCGGCTCGACGCGGCCCGCTACAGCATCGGCGCGCGTCGGGCCCAACTGCTTCCGTCGCTCTCGCTGTCCGGTTCCATCGGGCTGGCAAGCGCGGATGCCGGCGAACTCTTCAACGCGCAGCAGTGGTTCACGAATCTGATCACGAACCTCACCGCGCCCATCTTCCAGGCCGGCCGGCTTCGGAACAATCTCGCGCTCGCCGAGGCCCGCTTCGATGAGGCCGCGAACGCGTACGGACGGACGGTCGTGACGGCGGTGAACGAAGTCGAAACCGCGCTCGCCGGTCTGGAGAACGAGGCCCGGCGGCACGCGTTCCTCGCCTCACAGCGCGACGAGGCGCTGGCTACAATGGAGCTTCAGTCGCAGCGGTACGAGTCGGGGGTCGTGGGCTACACGGACTATCTCGACGCCCTGCGCACGCTCCTGAACGTCGAGGCGGCGCTGGCGGGCGCGACGCGGGATCTGGCCCTGGCGCGGCTCGCCGTCCATCGCGCACTGGGAGGCGCGTGGGCTTCGCCCGAGGCGGTCCCCGAGCCGCGCATGGTCCCGACGTCCGGGAACAGCGAAAACCTCTTCGATCCGAACTACCTCGGGACCTACTCCATCATCGGGCGCGATCCGGCGACCGGCGAACTGGGGATGGGCGTGCAGTCGAAGGCGTTCGGGGCGGGGAACCGCGCCATGCACGCGAAGGGCGGACTCGTGATTATCGCTCACCAGGCCGCCGCGAACCCGATGTACGGGGCGATCGGCATCCAGCTCCTCCAGGCCGGCTACTCACCCGAGGAGGCCCTCGAGATGATGGTGGGGAGCGACGAGGGCCGGGATCGCCGCCAGGTTGCGATCCTCGACCAGCAGGGACGGACGGCCGCCTGGACGGGCGCCGGCGCGAGCGACTGGAAGGGCCACAAGTGCGGCGTGGACTACTGTGCTCAGGGGAACATCCTCACCGGCCCCGAGGTCGTCGACGCGATGGCGGCCTCGTTCGAATCGTCGACGGGACCGCTCGCGGAACGGCTCATGGACGCGCTCGACGCCGCGCAGGCGGCAGGCGGCGACGCCCGCGGCATGCAGTCCGGCGCCATCCTCGTCGTTGCTCCGCGTGTCAACGGCGGCTACAGCGACCGCGTTGTCGACATCCGGGTGGACGACCACGACGAACCGCTCGCCGAACTGCGCCGGGTCCTCAACATGTACCGTTCGGGCCAGATGCTGCGCGAAGCCTCGCGGATGAGGCAGGACGGCGATCTGCAGGGCGCCCTGGCGCTGGCGCGCGAAGCCTCGGCCAGGTCGCCGGAGAACGACAACGCGTGGGTGACGCTGGCCGCGATCCTGCTCGCCGACGGACGCGAAGACGACGCCTTCGACGCCCTGGAGCGGGCGGTGGAACTCAATCCCGGCCGGCGGCGCACCCTGCCGGGCGCGGACGATTTCGAGCGGGTGCGCGAAGATCCCCGCTTCCTGAGGCTCATCGGCCGCTAG
- a CDS encoding circularly permuted type 2 ATP-grasp protein: protein MSAVKFVDHGYADPDPAISAGSGPFRHYELDSAFHDELFNEDGTPRARARRLGAALSKIPPEDLERLQDGVYRRFVHEGITFTVLGVEDVSEQIIPIDCVPRLITAEEWDHIERGLKQRLTALNLFLHDVYHDGKSLRDGIVPVDLVLGCPQYRIEMRGMKVPHDVYVAVCGTDIVRAGDTFSVLEDNLRVPSGVSYMLACRTAMKWAFPYLYRAYGVREVADYPERLYSTIASLSLTAETPRMAVLTPGRYNSAYYEHAFLAGEMGVDLVEGRDLVVHDATLYARTAAGLRRIDVLYRRIDDDFLDPVAFREDSVLGAAGLFHAYRAGNLVLANAPGTGVADDKALYAYVPRLIRYFLDEEPILANVETHLCREPDGLAYTLDNLKELVVKEVGGSGGYGMLVGPHATKAERKAFAEQLRSDPANYISQPVLPLSRAGCFVDGRLEPRHVDLRPFVLQGKEKQHVVPGGLCRVALRKGSLVVNSSQGGGCKDLWILRE, encoded by the coding sequence ATGTCGGCGGTGAAGTTCGTCGATCACGGCTATGCCGACCCGGACCCCGCGATCTCGGCGGGGTCCGGGCCTTTCCGGCACTACGAGCTGGATTCCGCTTTTCACGACGAGTTGTTCAACGAGGACGGCACCCCACGGGCGCGGGCCCGCCGACTCGGGGCCGCCCTCTCCAAAATCCCCCCGGAAGACCTGGAACGGCTCCAGGACGGCGTGTATCGCCGTTTCGTCCATGAGGGGATCACGTTCACGGTCCTCGGCGTCGAGGATGTCTCGGAGCAGATCATCCCCATCGACTGCGTGCCCCGCCTCATCACCGCCGAGGAGTGGGATCACATCGAGCGGGGGCTGAAGCAGCGCCTCACGGCCCTCAACCTGTTCCTGCACGACGTCTACCACGACGGGAAGTCGCTGCGGGATGGCATCGTTCCCGTCGACCTCGTGCTCGGCTGTCCGCAGTACCGTATCGAGATGCGGGGGATGAAGGTGCCGCACGACGTGTACGTTGCCGTGTGCGGGACGGACATCGTGCGCGCGGGTGACACCTTCTCGGTGCTGGAGGACAATCTCCGGGTCCCGTCGGGCGTTTCCTACATGCTCGCCTGCCGCACGGCGATGAAATGGGCCTTCCCCTATCTGTATCGGGCGTATGGGGTCCGCGAGGTGGCCGACTATCCGGAGCGCCTCTACTCGACGATCGCGTCGCTCTCGCTGACCGCGGAGACGCCCCGCATGGCGGTGCTGACGCCGGGCCGGTACAACTCGGCCTACTACGAGCATGCGTTCCTGGCCGGCGAGATGGGCGTCGATCTGGTGGAGGGGCGGGATCTCGTTGTGCACGACGCGACGCTGTACGCTCGCACGGCCGCGGGTCTGCGGCGGATCGACGTGCTCTACCGACGGATCGATGACGATTTTCTCGATCCGGTCGCCTTCCGGGAAGACTCCGTGCTCGGGGCCGCCGGCCTCTTCCACGCCTACCGCGCCGGCAACCTGGTGCTCGCCAACGCGCCGGGCACGGGCGTGGCGGACGACAAGGCGCTATACGCGTACGTCCCGCGCCTCATCCGCTATTTCCTGGATGAAGAGCCGATTCTGGCCAACGTGGAAACCCATCTCTGCCGAGAGCCGGACGGTCTCGCCTACACGCTGGACAACCTCAAGGAACTCGTCGTCAAGGAGGTGGGAGGGTCGGGGGGCTACGGGATGCTCGTGGGCCCGCATGCCACGAAGGCCGAGCGGAAGGCGTTCGCGGAGCAACTGCGGAGCGACCCGGCGAACTACATCTCGCAGCCGGTGCTGCCCCTTTCCCGGGCGGGCTGCTTCGTGGACGGACGCCTGGAGCCTCGCCACGTGGACCTGCGCCCCTTCGTCCTCCAGGGGAAGGAAAAGCAGCACGTGGTCCCCGGCGGCCTGTGCCGCGTCGCGCTGCGCAAGGGAAGCCTCGTCGTGAACTCCAGCCAGGGCGGAGGCTGCAAGGATCTCTGGATCCTCCGTGAGTAG
- a CDS encoding DUF3500 domain-containing protein, producing the protein MKIRNRTAGRVTWATCLLAPVAAFALAVGGEPGAKMDSASAAQAFVSLLDEAGREKALFSLEDEERFNWHFVPRARNGLPLADMTTAQRGAAHDLLQAAMSSQGFLKASAIIELERILGLLEGRPERRDPENYYVSIFGDPASDGPWAWRFEGHHLSLNFSSPSGLLTVTGPAFMGANPARVPSGPKAGWRPLGREEDLARALMRSFTPDQRERATIATEAPSDILTGNDREARLDAFEGLPADAMTAEQRAILFEIVHEYAGNATTGADWMARVENEIPASDIHFAWAGPLDPGEGHYYRVHAPVFLIEYDNTQNDANHVHSVWRDLENDFGGDALARHYEESDHH; encoded by the coding sequence ATGAAGATCAGGAATCGAACGGCGGGACGGGTCACGTGGGCCACCTGCCTGCTCGCGCCCGTGGCCGCGTTCGCGCTTGCGGTCGGAGGAGAACCGGGCGCGAAGATGGACTCGGCCTCCGCGGCACAGGCCTTCGTCTCCCTGCTCGACGAGGCGGGACGGGAGAAGGCGCTCTTCTCCCTCGAGGACGAGGAGCGTTTCAACTGGCACTTCGTCCCGAGGGCCCGGAACGGACTGCCGCTCGCCGACATGACGACCGCGCAGCGCGGCGCCGCGCACGATCTCCTTCAGGCCGCCATGAGCAGCCAGGGCTTTCTGAAGGCCAGCGCGATCATCGAACTGGAGCGCATCCTCGGACTCCTGGAAGGACGGCCCGAGCGCCGGGACCCGGAGAACTACTATGTCTCGATCTTCGGCGACCCCGCGTCGGACGGGCCCTGGGCGTGGCGTTTCGAAGGACATCACCTCTCCCTCAACTTCTCGTCGCCCTCGGGTCTGCTCACGGTGACGGGACCCGCGTTCATGGGCGCGAACCCGGCCCGCGTGCCATCGGGTCCGAAGGCGGGCTGGCGGCCGCTGGGGCGGGAGGAAGACCTGGCCCGGGCGCTGATGCGGAGCTTCACGCCGGACCAGCGCGAGCGGGCGACGATCGCGACCGAAGCCCCCAGCGACATCCTCACCGGGAACGACCGCGAGGCCCGGCTCGACGCGTTCGAGGGCCTTCCCGCCGACGCCATGACCGCGGAGCAGCGCGCGATCCTGTTCGAGATCGTGCACGAGTACGCGGGGAACGCGACGACGGGCGCCGACTGGATGGCGCGGGTCGAAAACGAGATTCCGGCGAGCGACATCCACTTCGCCTGGGCCGGGCCGCTCGACCCCGGCGAGGGACACTACTACCGCGTCCACGCTCCGGTCTTCCTGATCGAGTACGACAATACGCAGAACGACGCGAACCACGTCCACTCGGTGTGGCGGGACCTGGAGAACGACTTCGGGGGCGACGCGCTGGCGCGCCACTACGAGGAGTCCGACCACCACTAG